In one Paraburkholderia azotifigens genomic region, the following are encoded:
- a CDS encoding metallophosphoesterase yields MRRLSFFIRIIVIGILLHVYVGIRIIPELPVDAAVKTLCALWLVLSVLLIPVGMIARSIQRQPLGDRLAWAGLIALGLFSSLLVLTFARELFLLAVLIVHSISPQAVDPARWVVDSAIAVPLLALLSTAIGFFNARRRARVVSIDVPIDDLPDELHGFTIVQISDIHVGPTIKRGYVDAIVDAVNRLEPDLIAVTGDIVDGSVEHLADHTRPLSRLSARHGAYLVTGNHEYYSGADAWIAEFQRLGLHVLLNEHVVVEHDGAQAVIAGVTDYSAGHFDPAHESDPAAALEGAPGDVLIKVLLAHQPRSAEAAADAGFTLQLSGHTHGGQFFPWNFAVRLQQPFVAGLARLDNLWVYTSRGTGYWGPPKRLGAPSEITRLRLVGSGA; encoded by the coding sequence ATGCGCCGCCTATCGTTCTTCATCCGGATCATCGTCATCGGCATCCTGCTGCACGTCTATGTCGGCATCCGGATCATTCCTGAGCTGCCCGTCGACGCCGCCGTAAAAACGCTGTGCGCGTTGTGGCTCGTGCTGTCAGTGCTGCTGATTCCCGTCGGCATGATCGCGCGCTCGATCCAGCGGCAGCCGCTCGGCGACCGGCTCGCGTGGGCCGGGCTGATCGCGCTGGGTCTTTTTTCGTCGTTGCTCGTGCTGACTTTCGCACGCGAGTTGTTCCTGCTCGCCGTCCTGATCGTTCATTCGATCTCGCCGCAAGCCGTGGACCCGGCGCGCTGGGTCGTCGACAGCGCCATCGCCGTCCCTCTGCTCGCGCTGCTGTCCACGGCCATCGGCTTTTTCAACGCGCGGCGGCGCGCGCGCGTCGTATCGATCGACGTGCCGATCGACGATCTGCCGGATGAATTGCATGGCTTCACGATCGTGCAGATCAGCGATATCCACGTCGGTCCGACCATCAAGCGCGGTTACGTCGATGCCATCGTCGATGCGGTGAATCGCCTGGAACCCGATCTGATTGCAGTCACGGGCGATATCGTCGACGGCAGCGTCGAGCATCTCGCCGATCACACGCGGCCGCTGTCGCGGCTGAGCGCGCGGCATGGCGCGTATCTGGTGACGGGGAATCACGAATACTATTCGGGCGCCGATGCGTGGATCGCCGAGTTCCAGCGGCTCGGCCTGCATGTGCTGCTAAACGAGCATGTCGTCGTCGAGCACGATGGCGCGCAGGCGGTGATCGCCGGCGTCACCGATTATTCGGCGGGTCATTTCGATCCCGCGCACGAGAGCGACCCGGCTGCCGCGCTCGAAGGCGCGCCCGGCGATGTGCTGATCAAGGTGCTGCTCGCGCATCAGCCGCGCTCGGCGGAAGCCGCCGCCGATGCGGGCTTCACGCTGCAACTGTCCGGCCATACGCATGGCGGACAGTTCTTTCCGTGGAATTTCGCGGTGCGTCTGCAGCAGCCTTTTGTCGCCGGGCTCGCGCGGCTCGATAACCTGTGGGTCTATACGAGCCGCGGCACCGGGTATTGGGGACCGCCCAAGCGTCTGGGCGCGCCGTCGGAAATCACGCGTTTGCGTCTGGTCGGCAGCGGCGCCTGA